The genome window GCAGATCGTCGCCGGTGTCCACGTCCTGGCGGACCGAATCGATGCCTGTCAGGTCGATTTCCACCGCTCCGGAGTCCAGATGCCGGGCCCGGGAAGGGCCGCCGAAAGCCGGACGCAATTCCACTCCCGGTGCAGCCGACAGAAATGTTGTCCCGATTCCTGTCGCATCGGTCACAAATGCGCGAGGGAATTCGGCGGAATAACCGAGCACCCGGGCCAATTCTCCGGGGCGCAGTGCGGGCAGATCCGCGTTGAGGGCGGCGACCGCGGCCCGGGGCCGCCCGGCCCGTACGGCCCGCTCGCCATGTGCCAGCGCGGCGTTGAGTCCGCGGTCGGGCTCGTCGGGGACGACGCGGGCCCCGATGGCCGTGAGGGCCGCCCCGGCCTCCGGGTCGTCCGTGACTACCACCACATCCAGCACCGAGGGGCAGGACAGGGCGGCGGCCACGGTGTCCCGGGCGAAGGCGAGAGCGAGCCGGGGGCGCAGCTCGGCACCCGTCGTGGGCGTCAGCCTGCTCTTGGCCCGCGCCAGAGGCTTCAACGGGACGACCAGGGACCAAGGACCGGTCGGGTCGGTGTTCGTGGCGATCTCCCCCTCGATGCGCGTCGCCGCCTATTCTCGCCTGCCGGTGCGAGAACCCGGAGGGTCGGTCCCGAAAGCGGGGCGTACGGTGTTCTCGACAGAGCAGGGGCCTGGGGCGAGACTTGACCGTCGGTAGCCAGGCAGAGTTCAGGTCCTTAGAGGAAGGTGTCCGAGTGTCCCGCCGCAGAATCGGCTTCTGGTACCGCCTGGCGGCGGTCATCGCAAAACCGCCGTTGGTGGTTCTGTTCAAGCGTGACTGGCGGGGGATGGAACACATTCCGGCCGACGGTGGATTTATCACCGCGGTCAATCACAACTCCTATCTGGACCCGCTTTCCTACGGTCACTTCCAGTACAACACCGGACGGGTGCCGCGGCTTCTCGCCAAGGCGGGCCTGTTCAAGACCCCCTTTGTCGGAATGATGCTGCGCGGCACCGGACAGATCCCGGTGTACCGCGAGACGACCAATGCGCTGGACGCCTTCAGGGCGGCCGTCGACGCCATCGAGCGCGGCGAATGCGTGGCCTTCTACCCGGAGGGCACGCTCACCCGTGACCCCGACATGTGGCCGATGGCCGGCAAGACCGGTGCCGCCCGTGTGGCGTTGATGACGAAGGCCCCGGTCATCCCCGTCGCCCAGTGGGGCGCCAACCTCGTGATGCCGCCGTACGCCAAGGAGAACAAGCTCCGGCTGTTCCCCCGCAAGACCCTTCAGGTACAGGCCGGACCGCCCGTGGACCTCACCAGGTTCTACGACAAGGACCCGACGCCCGACGTCCTGCGCGAGGCGACCGAGGCCATCATGGCCGCGGTGACCGCGCAGCTGGAGATCGTGCGGGGCGAACAGGCCCCCGCACAGCCCTACGACCACCGCAAGGCCCGTGCGGAACAGCGACGCAAGGCCGAAGGAAAGGGACCCAAGTGACGCACCCCGCAAAGGCGGCCGTCTTCGGAACCGGCTCATGGGGTACGGCCTTCGGCGTGGTCCTCGCCGACGCCGGCTGCGAGGTCACCCTCTGGGGCCGTCGCGCCGAGGTCGCCGAGGCCGTCAATACGACCCGTACCAACCCGTACTACCTGCCGGGAATTGAGCTCCCCGCATCGGTCCGGGCCACCACCGACGCCGCCGAGGCGCTGCGCGGCGCCGACTTCGCCGTACTCGTGGTGCCTTCGCAGACGCTGCGCGCCAATCTCGCCGAGTGGGCCCCGCACCTCGGTTCCGACACCGTTCTCGTCTCGATGATGAAGGGCGTCGAACTCGGCACCGCGAAGCGGATGAGCGAGGTCATCGAAGACGTCACCAAGGTCTCCGCGGACCGCATCGCCGTCATCACCGGACCCAACCTGGCCAAGGAGATCGCCGAACGCCGCCCCGCGGCGGCCGTCGTCGCCTGCCAGGACGAGTCCGTGGCCCAGCGCCTCCAGGCCGCCTGCCACACCTCGTACTTCCGCCCGTACACCAACACCGACGTGGTCGGCTGCGAGCTCGGTGGCGCGGTCAAGAACGTCATCGGTCTGGCGGTCGGCATCGCCGACGGCATGGGCCTCGGCGACAACGCCAAGGGTTCGCTCATCACCCGGGGCCTCGCCGAGACGACCCGCCTCGGCCTGGCCATGGGCGCCGACCCGCTCACCTTCTCCGGACTCGCGGGCCTGGGCGATCTGGTGGCGACCTGCTCCTCGCCGCTCTCCCGCAACCACACCTTCGGCACCAACCTCGGCCGCGGCATGACGCTCCAGGAGACCATCGCCGTCACCAAGCAGACCGCCGAAGGCGTCAAGTCCTGTGAGTCGGTGCTCGATCTGGCACGCAGGCACGGCGTCGACATGCCCATCACCGAGACGGTCGTCGGCATCGTCCACGAGGGCAAGCCGCCGATGGTCGCGCTGGGCGAGCTGATGTCGCGCAGCGCGAAGCCCGAGCGGCGCTGACGGCGGCCGGGGGCGGCCGGACCGGTGAACGTTCCCGGTCACCGCTCCGGCGGCCCCGGCCGCGCTGACGCGAGTGGTACCAGCAGGTACGCTCAACGCGATATGAGCAGCGAGAACCTCCCCCAGAGCCCGGAGCAGCAGCTCCGCAAGCCGCGCGTGGCCGTCGTGTTCGGCGGCCGCAGCTCCGAACACGGCATCTCGGTCGTCACGGCCGGCGCCGTCCTGAACGCCATCGACCGGACGAAGTACGACGTCCTGCCGATCGGCATCACGACGGACGGCCGCTGGGCGCTCACCGCCGACGAACCCGAACGCATGGCCATCACGGACCGGAAGATGCCGGAAGTGGCCCAGCTGGCCGAGTCCACCGAGGGCGCCGTGGTGCTCTCCGTCGACCCCGGCAGCCGCGAAGTGGTGTACAGCGAGCCCGGCTCGGTCCCCAAGGCGCTCGGCGAGGTCGACGTCGTCTTCCCCGTGCTGCACGGCCCGTACGGCGAGGACGGCACCCTCCAGGGGTTCCTGGAGCTCTCCGGTGTGCCCTACGTCGGCGCCGGGGTGCTCGCCTCGGCGGTCGGCCAGGACAAGGAGTACATGAAGCGGGTCTTCATCTCCTTCGGGCTGCCGGTCGGCCCGTACCTCGTGGTGCGTCCCCGCGAATGGGACAAGGACCCCTCCGGCGCCCGCAGGCGCATCGTGGACTTCGCCGGTGAGCACGGCTGGCCGCTCTTCATCAAGCCCGCCCGCGCCGGCTCGTCCTTCGGCATCACCAAGGTCGACGACCTGTCCGGGCTCGACGAGGCGATCGAGGAGGCCCGCCGCCACGACCCCAAGTTCCTGGTCGAGGCGCTGCTGCGGGGCCGCGAGATCGAGTGCGGGGTGCTGGAGTTCGAGGACGGGCCGCGTGCCAGCGTGCCCGCCGAGATCCCGCCGGTGACCTCGCACGACTTCTACGACTTCGAGGCCAAGTACATCGACTCGGCCGCCGGGATCCTGCCCGCCCCGCTCACCGAGGAGCAGACGGCCGAGGTCCAGCGGCTCGCGGTCGAGGCCTTCGAGGCCACGTCCTGCGAGGGGCTGGTCCGTGCCGACTTCTTCCTCACCGAGGACGGCACCTTCGTGATCAACGAGATCAACACGCTGCCGGGCTTCACCCCGATCTCCATGTACCCGCGGATGTGGCAGGAGAGCGGTGTGAGCTACCAGGAGCTGGTGGACCGGCTGATCCAGGCCGCGTTGAGCCGCCCGACCGGCCTGCGCTGAGCCGGGCCCCGCGCCGCACGGCGTGCGCTCCCGATCGGGGGCGCACGCCCTACAGGCCGGGCACCGTCTTCCGGACGGGCGGGCCGAACGCGGCCAAGGGGGTCGCGTCATGGGCGTACGCCGTCGAGAGGGTCACCTCGACGTATGCCTTGCGGTAGGTCGTCGTGAAACGCGGACCGGCGTCATCGGGCTGTTCCAGCAGCCAGTTGACGCCGTTCGCCTCGGTCCCCTTCGCCATGGGGTCGTCCATCTTCGCGGGCCGGGGGACACCGCAGCGCAGTACGATCTCTCCGTCCCCCCACTCGGCGGTCAGTTCGGACTTCGGCCGGGCGTCGCCGCGGTCGAGACCGGCAACGGTCCTCGGCAGCTCCTCGTGCAGCGCGCGGCAGTAGGCCGCGGCTTCCGGGGACGGTGTGGGAACCGTGATCGACACCGCGGTGTCCGTTGAGGAACAGCCCGCCGCGGCCAGCAGCAGCGCGGCGACGGACGGGCCGAGGAACATGGGGTGGCGGAGCCGGCGCGATGATGTCACCGGCCCAGCGTAGACGGGGACTACAGATGAACGACCGGGCAGGTCAGGGTTCGGGTGATGCCTTCCACTTGCTGGACCTTGGCGACCACCATGCGGCCGAGTTCATCGACCGTGTCGGCCTGCGCGCGCACGATCACGTCGTAGGGGCCGGTGACGTCCTCTGCCTGGATCACTCCCGGAACTCTGGCGATGGTCTCGGCGACGGTCGACGCCTTGCCCACCTCGGTCTGAATAAGGATGTACGCCTGTACCACGGAACCTCCAGGGCGGCCACGAGGATCATGTGGGGGAGAAAGAGACGCCACGGTATCGCGTTGCCGCGTGCCGCGGGGAGACCTGTGGGCCGTTGACGCCCACAGCGTGGCGTACGCAAGACGCAAGTTGACATATCTCTTGACAGTACCGACAGCAGTGACGGCCCGCGACCGCAAGCGCAGCGGTCCGGAAGGGGGACGGGCATGGCGGTGACGAGCGGTGCAGACTGCTCCCTGCGGCGGCGGCCGGTCCAGGGTCCGGACCCCCGGCCGCCGAAGCAGCCCGGACGACCGTCCGGCGCGACAGATGAGAGGTGAGACTCGGTGAAGGGAACCGTGGGCGAGTTGGGGGAGTTCGGGCTCATCAGGGAGCTCACTTCCCGGCTCACCACCACTCCGGCGGTACGGCTCGGCCCCGGCGACGACGCCGCGGTCGTGACCGCTCCCGACCGCAGGGTCGTGGCCAGTACGGACATCCTGTTGGAGGGACGGCACTTCCGCCGCGACTGGTCGACGGCGTACGACGTCGGCCGCAAGGCCGCCGCCCAGAACCTCGCCGACATCGCCGCCATGGGCGCGGTGCCCACCGCGCTGCTGCTCGGCCTGGTCGTCCCCGGCGAACTCCCGGTCACCTGGGCCGGTGAGCTGATGGACGGCATCCGTGACGAGTGCCAGGTCGCGGGCGCGGCCGTGGTCGGCGGGGACGTGGTGCGCGGCGAGACGATCACCGTCTCGATCACCGCGCTGGGCGATCTGCGCAACCACGAGCCGGTCACCCGCTCCGGCGCCCAGCCCGGCGACGTCGTCGCCGTCACCGGCTGGCTCGGCTGGTCCGCCGCCGGGTACGCGGTGCTCTCCCGCGGCTTCCGTTCGCCTCGCGCCTTCGTCGAGGCCCACCGGCGCCCCGAACCGCCGTACCACGCGGGCCCCGCGGCCGCCGGGCTCGGCGCCACCGCGATGACGGACGTGAGCGACGGGCTCGTCGCCGACCTCGGGCACATCGCCGAGGCGAGCAAGGTCCGGATCGATCTGCGCGCCGGACTCATCGACATCCCCTCGCAGATGTCCGACATCGGGCAGGCCGTCGGCGTCGACCCGCTCCAGTGGGTGCTGACCGGGGGCGAGGACCACGCGATCGTCGCCACCTTCCCGCCGGACGTGAAGCTGCCCGCCCGCTGGAAGGTGATCGGCGAGGTCCTCAACCCCTCCGCGCTGCCGCAGGTGACGGTCGACGGGGCGCCGTGGACCAGCAAGGGCGGCTGGGACCACTTCGGGGACATCGAGGACGCCCAGTAGATTTCGGCGTATGCCCATATCTGCTGCTGTACCCGCCCGTGTGCTCACCGTCGCCGGATCCGACTCCGGCGGCGGTGCGGGCATCCAGGCCGATCTGAAGACGATGCTGGCGCACGGCGTGCACGGGATGAGCGTGCTGACCGCCGTCACCGCGCAGAACTCGCTGGGGGTGCAGGGCGCCTGGGAACTGTCCGTCGAGGCCGTGCGCGCCCAGTACCGCAGTGTGGTGGACGACATCGGGGTGCAGGCGGTCAAGACCGGAATGCTGTCGTCGGCCGTCCTGGTGGAGGCCGTGGCCGAGCTCCTCGTCGGCACCGACGCCCCGTCCGTCGTCGACCCGGTCGGCGTCTCCAAGCACGGCGACCCGCTGCTCGCCGCCGAGGCGCTCGATTCCGTACGGACGAAACTGCTGCCGGCCGCCACGGTCGTCACCCCGAACCTGGACGAGGTGGCGCAGCTCACCGGCATCCACGTCGAGGACGAGCCGGGGATGCGGCGGGCCGCCGCCGCGGTACTGGACTTCGGGCCGCGCTGGGTCGTCGTCAAGGGCGGTCACCTGCCGGGCGCCCCCGTCGACCTGCTGACGGACGGCACCGAGGAGCACTGGCTGCGCGCCCCCCGGCACGACAACCGCCATACCCACGGCACCGGCTGCACACTTGCCTCGGCCATTGCCTGCCGACTGGCCCTGGGACAGGACGTACCCACGGCGGTACGGGACGCGAAGGCGTACGTCACCGGAGCGATCGCGGCGGGCTTCCCGCTGGGCGCCGGGATCGGCCCGGTCGACCACGGCTGGCGGACGCGCACCGGGTGAGGGCGCCCCGGCGTACAGCAAAAAGCCGGTCCACCGAGGTGGACCGGCTTTTTGGGCAACCGGAAGGCTGCGCTACGACGGGAACGTCAGCGCGCGACCTTGCCGGCCTTGATGCACGAGGTGCAGACGTTGAGCCGCTTCGGCGTCCGACCGACCACGGCACGCACGCGCTGGATGTTGGGATTCCAGCGACGGGACGTACGGCGGTGCGAGTGCGAAATGTTGTTGCCGAAGCCCGGCCCCTTGCCGCAGACGTCGCAGTTGGCAGCCACGGGTCACTCCAAAGACTTCAGATGCACTTACAGTGAAATCCGGCGCGCCGGAATCATTTGACTGAAGTGGCGGTGCCGGAGGGATGGCCCGACTCTCATCGGGCAACCGAAGCAGCATACAACGGCTGCGTCGGTAGAACGAAACTACCATGGGTTTCACCGACCTTGTCCCGCCGCCCCTGTCCCCGCCGGACCCGGTGCGCGGGGACTACTCTGCGATGCAGCCGGCCGCCCACGGCCGAATCCGAGGAGGACCGACAGGTGCCGCAGACCGCCGACGACATGGACGCCGTCGCGGTGCGTACCTGGTGCTCACTGGCCCTGGAGGCGCTGGGCCGGGAGCGCGAGGCGATCGACGCGATCAACGTGTACCCGGTCGCCGACGGGGACACCGGTACGAACCTCTATCTGACCGTGGAATCGGCGACCCAGGCCGTCGAAGCGGTCTTCGCCGCCCACGAGACCGGTGCGACCGCACCCGTCGCGGCCGACGCGGTACGGGCCATGGCGCACGGCGCCCTGATCGGTGCCCGGGGGAACTCCGGCACGATTCTGGCCCAGCTGCTGCGCGGGATGGCCGGAGTGCTGGCCGTCGGCCATGACGCGGACCATCTGCGCCGGGCGCTCGCCGTCGCCGCCGCAGCGGCCCGGCAGGCCGTCGCCCACCCCGTCGAGGGCACCGTGCTGACGGTGGCCACCGCGGCCGCCGAGGCCGCCGCACGCACCGAGGACGACGCCGGAACCGCGGAGGTCGTACGGGCGGCGTACGAAGGAGCGCGGACGGCCCTGGAAGCCACCCCCGGACAGCTCGCCGTCCTCGGCCGGGCGGGCGTCGTGGACGCCGGCGGACGCGGTCTGGTGACGGTGCTCGGGGCGCTCGTCGAAGCGGTCTGCGGGCGGGCGCCCGAGCGCACCCACGTGGCCGTGCCCGCCCTTCCCGTACCGGACGACTGCGCGGCGGCCGAGACGGAAGGCGGACCGGCCTTCGAGGTCATCTACCTGCTGGAGGCCACGGACGACGCGGTGTACCGGCTGCGGACCCGGCTCGACCGGCTCGGCGACTCGCTCGTGGTGGTGGGCGGCGACGGGCTGTGGAACGTCCATGTGCACGTCGACGACGCGGGCGCCGCCGTGGAGGCCGGGGTCGAGGCGGGGCGGCCGTACCGGATCCGGATCACCCACTTCGGCGCGGACCGGGTGCACCCCCACACCGAGCCCGTGCAGCGCGCGGTCGTCGTGGTGGTCCCCGGCGACGGGCTCCGCGGCCTGTGCAAGGAGGCCGGGGCCACGACGGTCCTGGCCCGCCCCGGGGAGCCGCCCGCCAGCGGGGAACTGGTCGACGCGATCCGCCGGGCGCACGCCCGCGAGGTGGTCCTGCTGCCCAACGACGCGTCGCTGCGCCACACCGCCGCCGCTGCCGCCGAACAGGCCCGCGCGGAGGGCGTCCGGGTCGCCCTGATCCCGACCAGGGCCGCCGTCCAGGGCATCGCCGCCCTCGCCGTCCACGAACCCGACCGCAGCTTCGACGAGGACGTGGTGGCGATGACCGCCGCCGCCGGCGCGACCCGCTACGCGGAACTCGCCGTCGCCGAACGGCAGTCCTGGACCATGGCGGGCATCTGCCAGGCCGGCGACATCCTGGGTCTGATCGACGGCGATGTCGCGGTCATCGGCGAGGACGTGTCGCGGACGGCCCGCGACGTGCTGGACCGGATGCTGGCGGCGGGCGGCGAACTGGTCACCCTGGTCCTGGGCGAGGACGTCCCCGACAGCCTCGCGGACGCGCTGGAGGAGCACGTGCGCGAGGGCTATCTGGCGGTGGACACGGTGGTGTACCGGGGCGGTCACCAGCGCGCTCCGCTGCTCATCGGGGTGGAGTAGCGCCGCTCGCCGGGCCCCGGGCGCCGGACGGGCCCCGGGCGCCGGACGGGCGGCCCAGGTCGGCCTCCAGCCAGGCTGCCATCAGCTCGGCGGTCGTGCGCAGGCCGACGAAACCGGCGCCGGCCTCCGCGAAGCCCGCGACCGCCCGGTCCACGTACCCGAGCGCCTCCTCGTACTCCGGCGCCTCGTCCGGCTCACCCGGGCAGACGTGGGCGATCAGCAGCTCGCCGGTGGGGTGCGGCGACGATTCTGACCAGGGGATTCCAACGGTCCGGGTGGTGCCCGCCGACATCTGTCAGTGGTGTGGTGTGCAATGGATCGCGTGTCTGCGTTCGACGAACCCCTCAAGAAGCTGCTCGGCGGAGCCACCGCGAAGGTGATGGCCGAACACCTCGACCTGCACACGGTCGGTGATCTGCTCCATCACTACCCGCGACGCTACGAGGAGCGCGGCCGGCTCACGGCGCTGACGGACCTCCCGCTGGACGAGCACGTGACGGTGGTCGCCCAGGTCGCCGACGCCCGCGTCCTGATGTTCAACAACGGCCGAGGCAAGCGCCTGGAAGTGACCCTCACCGACGGCAGTGGCCGCCTTCAGCTGGTCTTCTTCGGCCACGGCGTCCACAAGCCGCACAAGGAGTTGCTGCCCGGCCGGCGGGCGATGTTCGCGGGCAAGGTCTCCGTCTTCAACCGGAAGATGCAGCTCGCCCACCCGACGTACCAGCTGCTGGACACCAAAGACACCGACGAGGCCACCGAGGCGGTGGACGCCTTCGCCGGGCGGCTGCTGCCGATCTACCCGGCCTGCAAGCAGCTGGACTCGTGGCGGATCGCCAAGGCCGTCGACGTGGTGCTGCCCAGCGCCCAGGAGGCGGTCGACCCGCTGCCGCCGAGCCTGCGCGAGGGGCGCGGGTTCACCGCGCTCCCCGAAGCGCTGCTGAAGGTCCACCGCCCGCAGACCAAGGCGGACATTGCCCAGGCCAGGGACCGGCTGAAGTGGGACGAGGCCTTCGTCCTCCAGGTCGCGCTGGCCCGCCGCAGATACGCCGACACCCAGCTCCCGTCCGTCGCCCGCAGACCCGTGCCCGGCGGACTGCTCGACGCCTTCGACGCCAGGCTGCCCTTCACCCTCACCGACGGGCAGCAGAAGGTCTCCAAGGAGATCTTCGACGACCTCGCGACCGAACACCCGATGCACCGGCTGCTACAGGGCGAAGTCGGATCGGGGAAGGCGCAGCCACTCGATTCGTTGGTCCTGACCCCTCAGGGCTACAAGCCCATGGGCGACATCCGGCAAGGCGACGAGGTAGTGGTTCCCGAGGGGGAAGTCGCCGTAGTGGACGGGGTCTTCCCTCAGGGAGTGCGAGATGTATGGAGACTTGTTCTGTCCGACGACACGGCTGTCGAATGCGATGACGAGCATCTGTGGATCGTCGGGACCAGCTGCGCCTGGGACCGGGAGCAAGCACCCAAGGTGATGACAACCCGCGAGATCAGGATGGACACGTTCAAGGCCAACGGTTCGTCGAAATGGTATGTGCCATCGGTCACACCAGTGGATCTCAGTTGCGGTTCCGAACCACCCCTCGATCCTTACGTTTTCGGACTGTTGCTGGGAGATGGCTCGTTCCGGCACAACCTTCTTCTGTCCACGGTCGACGACGAGATCCTGGCTGCCGTCCGAACCGCAGTGGCGCCCGACTGTGAACTCGTGCCCGTGCCAGGGTCCCGCTGCGACTACACAATCCGGATGACGAGGCCGAAGTCCGGATCACAAAGGAACCCAGTGATCAGTGCACTGCGTGCGCTGGGGCTGTGGGGGGCCACGTCGCACGACAAGTTCATCCCACCCGTGTTCAAGAACACGTCGATGAAGAACCGGCTCGCTGTGTTGCAGGGGCTCATGGACACGGACGGGACTTTGGATGCTCAAGGGATGAGCATTTCGTTCTGCTCTGCATCCCGCAGATTGGCCGAGGACGTGGCGTGGCTTGTTCGCTCCCTCGGCGGGCGCGCCAGGGTGCTGCCCAAGAAGGCGGCCTTCAATGTGTCGATTTCGCTGCCTGCCGATTACCTGCCATTTCAGCTCACTCGCAAGGTTGCTCGGATCCAACCCAGGCCGAAATACAACACGTTCCGGCGCGGGATCCGTGCGGTCGAGTACGTCGGTCGCAAACCGGTCCAGTGCATCAGTGTCGCCCACCCGAGCCACGCGTACATCACGGATCACTTCACGGTCACGCACAACACCATGGTCGCGCTGCGGGCCATGCTCGGGGTCGTCGACGCGGGCGGGCAGGCCGCCATGCTCGCGCCCACCGAGGTGCTCGCCCAGCAGCACCACCGCTCCATCACCGAGATGATGGGCGATCTGGCCGAGGGCGGAATGCTGGGCGGCTCCGAGCAGGGGACGAAGGTGGTGCTGCTCACCGGCTCGATGGGCGTCGCGGCCCGCCGCCAGGCGCTCCTCGACCTCGTCACCGGCGAGGCCGGGATCGTGATCGGCACCCATGCCCTGATCGAGGACAAGGTGCAGTTCCACGACCTGGGGCTGGTCGTCGTCGACGAACAGCACCGCTTCGGCGTGGAACAGCGCGACGCCCTGCGCTCCAAGGGGAAGCAGCCGCCGCATCTGCTGGTCATGACGGCCACCCCCATTCCCCGTACGGTCGCGATGACCGTCTTCGGTGACCTGGAGACCTCCGTCCTGGACCAGCTCCCGGCCGGCCGCTCGCCGATCGCCAGCCATGTCGTCCCCGCGAAGGACAAGCCGCACTTTCTCAGCCGCGCCTGGGAACGGGTGCGGGAAGAAGTGGAGAACGGACACCAGGCGTACGTGGTCTGCCCCCGCATCGGCGACGACGCCGACGACGAGGCGGCGGGGAAGAAGGCGAAGAAGAAGGCGCCCGAGGACGACGGCGAGAAGCGCCCGCCGCTCGCCGTGCTGGAGATCGCCGAACAGCTCGCCAAGGGCCCCCTGGCCGGTCTGCGCGTCGAGGTGCTGCACGGCAGGATGAATCCGGACGACAAGGACGACGTGATGCGCCGCTTCGGCGCGGGCGAGGTCGACGTCCTGGTCGCCACCACCGTCATCGAGGTCGGTGTCAACGTCCCCAACGCCACCGCCATGGTGATCATGGACGCCGACCGCTTCGGGGTCTCCCAGCTGCACCAGCTGCGCGGCCGGGTCGGCCGGGGCTCCGCCCCCGGACTCTGCCTGCTGGTCAGCGAGGCCCACGAGGCCGGTCCCGCCCGCGCCCGGCTGTCCGCCGTCGCCGCCACCCTCGACGGCTTCGAGCTCTCCCGGATCGACCTCGAACAGCGCCGTGAGGGCGATGTCCTCGGCCAGGCCCAGTCCGGGGTCCGCTCCTCGCTGCGGATGCTCACCGTCATCGACGACGAGGAGGTCATCGCCGCCGCACGGGAGGAGGCCGTCGCGATCGTCGCCGCCGACCCGGAGCTCGAACACCTGCCGGAGCTGCGGATCGCGCTGGACGCGCTGCTCGACAAGGAGCGTGAGCAGTACCTCGACAAGGGCTGACGGGGGACGCCGCGATACACCGGGTGCGCGGGCCCGATCCGCCACCACGCCATATCGTGGGTGGCACGGCGTCGCGGCATCCCGCGGGCCGCCCACGAACCGAGGATCAGACACCCATGACCCGCGTGATCGCCGGCTCGGCCGGCGGACGCCGCCTGGCCGTCCCGCCCGGCACCGGCACCCGCCCCACCTCCGACCGTGCGCGCGAGGGCCTCTTCTCCACCTGGGAAGCCCTCCTCGGCAGTCTGGAGGGCACCCGTATCGCCGATCTGTACGCGGGCTCCGGGGCCGTCGGCCTGGAGGCGCTCTCCCGGGGCGCGGTGCACGCCCTGCTCGTCGAGGCCGACCCCAAGGCCGTCCGTATCGTCCGGGACAACGTCCGCACGCTCGGCCTGCCCGGTGCCGAGGTCCGTACCGGCAAAGCCGAACAGATCGTGACGGGACCGGCACCGGCGGAGCCCTACGACGTGGTGTTCCTGGACCCGCCGTACGCCGTCACCAACGACGATCTTGGCGAGATACTGCTCACACTCCGTGCCCAGGGGTGGCTCACGGTCGATGCTCTCGTCACCGTGGAACGCAGCACCAGAGGCG of Streptomyces sp. NBC_01363 contains these proteins:
- a CDS encoding DAK2 domain-containing protein, with the translated sequence MPQTADDMDAVAVRTWCSLALEALGREREAIDAINVYPVADGDTGTNLYLTVESATQAVEAVFAAHETGATAPVAADAVRAMAHGALIGARGNSGTILAQLLRGMAGVLAVGHDADHLRRALAVAAAAARQAVAHPVEGTVLTVATAAAEAAARTEDDAGTAEVVRAAYEGARTALEATPGQLAVLGRAGVVDAGGRGLVTVLGALVEAVCGRAPERTHVAVPALPVPDDCAAAETEGGPAFEVIYLLEATDDAVYRLRTRLDRLGDSLVVVGGDGLWNVHVHVDDAGAAVEAGVEAGRPYRIRITHFGADRVHPHTEPVQRAVVVVVPGDGLRGLCKEAGATTVLARPGEPPASGELVDAIRRAHAREVVLLPNDASLRHTAAAAAEQARAEGVRVALIPTRAAVQGIAALAVHEPDRSFDEDVVAMTAAAGATRYAELAVAERQSWTMAGICQAGDILGLIDGDVAVIGEDVSRTARDVLDRMLAAGGELVTLVLGEDVPDSLADALEEHVREGYLAVDTVVYRGGHQRAPLLIGVE
- a CDS encoding helicase-related protein gives rise to the protein MDRVSAFDEPLKKLLGGATAKVMAEHLDLHTVGDLLHHYPRRYEERGRLTALTDLPLDEHVTVVAQVADARVLMFNNGRGKRLEVTLTDGSGRLQLVFFGHGVHKPHKELLPGRRAMFAGKVSVFNRKMQLAHPTYQLLDTKDTDEATEAVDAFAGRLLPIYPACKQLDSWRIAKAVDVVLPSAQEAVDPLPPSLREGRGFTALPEALLKVHRPQTKADIAQARDRLKWDEAFVLQVALARRRYADTQLPSVARRPVPGGLLDAFDARLPFTLTDGQQKVSKEIFDDLATEHPMHRLLQGEVGSGKAQPLDSLVLTPQGYKPMGDIRQGDEVVVPEGEVAVVDGVFPQGVRDVWRLVLSDDTAVECDDEHLWIVGTSCAWDREQAPKVMTTREIRMDTFKANGSSKWYVPSVTPVDLSCGSEPPLDPYVFGLLLGDGSFRHNLLLSTVDDEILAAVRTAVAPDCELVPVPGSRCDYTIRMTRPKSGSQRNPVISALRALGLWGATSHDKFIPPVFKNTSMKNRLAVLQGLMDTDGTLDAQGMSISFCSASRRLAEDVAWLVRSLGGRARVLPKKAAFNVSISLPADYLPFQLTRKVARIQPRPKYNTFRRGIRAVEYVGRKPVQCISVAHPSHAYITDHFTVTHNTMVALRAMLGVVDAGGQAAMLAPTEVLAQQHHRSITEMMGDLAEGGMLGGSEQGTKVVLLTGSMGVAARRQALLDLVTGEAGIVIGTHALIEDKVQFHDLGLVVVDEQHRFGVEQRDALRSKGKQPPHLLVMTATPIPRTVAMTVFGDLETSVLDQLPAGRSPIASHVVPAKDKPHFLSRAWERVREEVENGHQAYVVCPRIGDDADDEAAGKKAKKKAPEDDGEKRPPLAVLEIAEQLAKGPLAGLRVEVLHGRMNPDDKDDVMRRFGAGEVDVLVATTVIEVGVNVPNATAMVIMDADRFGVSQLHQLRGRVGRGSAPGLCLLVSEAHEAGPARARLSAVAATLDGFELSRIDLEQRREGDVLGQAQSGVRSSLRMLTVIDDEEVIAAAREEAVAIVAADPELEHLPELRIALDALLDKEREQYLDKG
- the rsmD gene encoding 16S rRNA (guanine(966)-N(2))-methyltransferase RsmD — protein: MTRVIAGSAGGRRLAVPPGTGTRPTSDRAREGLFSTWEALLGSLEGTRIADLYAGSGAVGLEALSRGAVHALLVEADPKAVRIVRDNVRTLGLPGAEVRTGKAEQIVTGPAPAEPYDVVFLDPPYAVTNDDLGEILLTLRAQGWLTVDALVTVERSTRGGEFGWPEGFEPLRARRYGEGTLWYGRAASTCEVAR